The Salvia miltiorrhiza cultivar Shanhuang (shh) chromosome 1, IMPLAD_Smil_shh, whole genome shotgun sequence genome has a window encoding:
- the LOC130996846 gene encoding protein THALLO-like isoform X1 — protein sequence MGKKLKAGKKKEDNGRPKKNSIRFDSDNEDMMDDDIDVFHKKRNVIPLNINEDVEESDEDAEQPVLDFEDEDEEDEDTDDDDDKPPKGLAVKIARTQKYLRAKFGDAEDEILDDADEEEPERDFWGKKSDLYGADVGNEPQSSDDEDAAEEEDAVLKRQMTIANNLSMEDYGVEEEPTLQEILDHGKPPSKSSLDK from the exons ATGGGGAAAAAATTAAAAGCcgggaagaagaaggaagaTAATGGCCGTCCGAAGAAAAATTCAATTCGATTTGATTCTGATAATGAAGACATGATGGACGACGATATTGATGTTt TTCATAAGAAAAGGAACGTTATACCACTGAACATAAACGAGGACGTGGAAGAATCTGACGAGGATGCCGAGCAGCCTGTGCTAGATTTTGAG gatgaggatgaggaagatgaagacactgatgatgatgatgataagcCACCAAAGGGTCTGGCTGTAAAAA TTGCAAGAACACAAAAGTATTTGCGGGCTAAATTTGGTGATGCGGAGGATGAAATTCTTGATGATGCTGATGAAGAAGAACCGGAAAGGGACTTTTGGGGTAAAAAAAGTGACCTGTATGGCGCTGATGTTGGCAATGAG CCACAATCAAGTGATGATGAAGATGCAGCTGAAGAGGAGGATGCCGTTTTGAAACGGCAAATGACAATAGCAAATAATTTGTCAATGGAAGATTATGGTGTTGAAGAGGAGCCTACGTTACAG GAAATCCTGGACCATGGTAAACCCCCATCAAAGTCTTCCCTCGACAAATGA